A window of Candidatus Poribacteria bacterium contains these coding sequences:
- a CDS encoding serine/threonine protein kinase yields MANGTTTMLAFTSDRRIGMIRPDGSEERYLDFSIAGQASWQFGPRFRDGSRIIVHSFEDEKTWQGNVQSHVWVYDFVSGALTEIATEGRLAPFTVCAALLEDEGRMVINPLIDGEQRVFTANLDGSAPHALTQPGEGFAYGISLSPDGGKLAFHITPYQIWTMDLDGSRRSVVAADAGHLYFGPVWSPDGEWLAYLDCIPAADPGHDWAALCIGRPDGSEHRVVTEMNHWFGTSYGSPRTRGGGSNTTQWSPDCKWLTYTRALPGSRTAWQFQPQRPDTDHFNRDYLPEQARGGTELCLLDPFAGELRQLTVCDPLRWDFRAGWSPDGEQIVFSRAVVGEPSELWVMDADGANQRFLSRGCNEMGADFGRWIQVPSR; encoded by the coding sequence GTGGCGAACGGCACGACAACGATGCTCGCGTTCACGTCCGACCGGCGGATCGGCATGATCCGTCCCGACGGATCCGAGGAACGCTATCTCGATTTCTCGATTGCTGGACAGGCGTCATGGCAGTTCGGACCCCGGTTCCGCGATGGCAGCCGCATCATCGTTCACAGCTTCGAGGACGAGAAGACGTGGCAAGGGAACGTCCAGAGCCATGTCTGGGTCTACGACTTCGTGTCAGGCGCGCTCACGGAAATCGCGACCGAGGGGCGGCTGGCGCCCTTCACGGTCTGCGCCGCGCTGCTCGAAGACGAGGGGAGAATGGTCATCAACCCCCTCATCGACGGCGAGCAGCGCGTCTTCACCGCGAACCTCGACGGCTCCGCACCACACGCTCTGACTCAACCCGGCGAGGGCTTTGCGTACGGCATCAGCCTGAGCCCGGATGGCGGTAAGCTGGCGTTCCACATTACTCCGTACCAGATATGGACGATGGACCTCGACGGGAGCCGTCGGTCGGTCGTCGCCGCAGACGCCGGGCACCTCTACTTCGGACCCGTCTGGTCGCCGGACGGGGAATGGCTCGCCTATCTCGACTGCATCCCTGCCGCCGACCCAGGGCATGACTGGGCGGCTCTGTGCATCGGGCGACCCGACGGCTCCGAGCATCGCGTTGTGACCGAGATGAACCACTGGTTCGGCACGTCCTACGGTTCCCCCAGAACCCGAGGCGGCGGCTCGAACACGACTCAGTGGTCGCCGGACTGCAAGTGGCTCACGTACACGCGAGCGCTGCCGGGCTCTCGCACGGCTTGGCAGTTCCAGCCCCAACGACCCGACACAGACCACTTCAATCGCGATTACCTGCCGGAGCAGGCTCGAGGAGGAACCGAGCTGTGCCTCCTGGACCCCTTCGCGGGAGAGCTGCGGCAGCTCACCGTCTGCGACCCGCTCCGATGGGACTTCCGCGCCGGATGGTCGCCGGACGGAGAGCAGATCGTCTTCAGCCGTGCGGTTGTCGGCGAGCCGAGCGAGCTCTGGGTCATGGATGCCGACGGCGCGAACCAGCGATTCCTCTCGCGCGGCTGCAACGAGATGGGGGCAGACTTCGGACGGTGGATCCAGGTTCCATCCCGCTAA
- a CDS encoding aspartate 1-decarboxylase, with protein sequence MLRHMLKSKIHRATVTQADLHYEGSITIDADLLEAADILPFERVQVLNVNNGERFETYAIEGGPGTICVNGAAARLVQPGDLVLILSYQMVDDTEARMAAPRVLHVDASNWVVRTS encoded by the coding sequence GTGTTGAGACACATGCTGAAGTCGAAGATCCACCGTGCGACGGTCACCCAGGCTGACCTCCACTACGAGGGCAGCATCACGATCGATGCCGACCTTCTCGAAGCGGCGGATATCCTGCCCTTCGAGCGCGTCCAGGTTCTCAACGTCAACAACGGCGAACGCTTCGAGACTTACGCCATCGAAGGCGGGCCCGGCACGATCTGCGTGAACGGGGCGGCGGCGCGCCTCGTGCAGCCAGGCGATCTGGTGCTGATCCTGTCCTACCAGATGGTCGATGATACCGAAGCGCGGATGGCAGCGCCGCGAGTGCTCCATGTCGACGCGTCGAATTGGGTCGTCCGAACCAGCTAG
- a CDS encoding WGR domain-containing protein, whose translation MLHTAEFIAVSAAENRRRRYRIVLMVPTEPGEPYRIVTQWGRIGGRLRRREELIATRASALDRLTQRLQERRSRGYLLTQLSDGHPLSKWLEETDFPSAPTNGVRQLSLFDVADDEELGVGSPQLTLF comes from the coding sequence ATGTTGCATACAGCCGAGTTCATCGCCGTCAGTGCCGCCGAGAACCGACGCCGCCGGTATCGGATCGTTCTGATGGTTCCGACCGAGCCGGGAGAACCGTACCGGATCGTGACCCAGTGGGGACGCATCGGCGGACGGCTGAGACGACGCGAAGAGCTGATCGCGACACGTGCCAGCGCACTCGACCGTCTGACCCAGCGCCTTCAAGAGCGACGCTCACGAGGCTACCTGCTGACCCAACTGTCCGACGGACACCCATTATCGAAATGGCTCGAGGAAACCGACTTCCCTTCCGCGCCGACCAACGGCGTCCGCCAACTGTCGCTCTTCGACGTCGCCGACGATGAGGAGCTCGGCGTCGGATCGCCTCAACTCACGTTGTTCTAG
- a CDS encoding NADH oxidase — protein MSTIVVIGGDAAGMSAASKARRTDPNARIIVLEMGAHTSYAACGLPYLIEGIVNSADDLVARTPEQHRAAGIDVRTRTRATAIDTRSRTVNAEGADGAQSIGYDKLIIATGASPKKPAFCDGACGGVFTLKTIPDALGIQAHIARGRVRRAIVVGGGYIGVEMSEALTRRGIAVTLVEHGERILKLLDPDMSERIAAYMSSQGVAIHTEREVVAAQGTASVESAQLSDGSTVAADMIVVGAGVAPNADLARNAGIALGASGAIAVDSAQRTSAFHVYAAGDCAEARHLVLDRNVYIPLGTTANKQGRVAGENVAGGSATFAGVVGTTVCKVFGKAFARTGLTEEQARRAGFAPKSATVAASSRAEYYGSPETIDVKIVYDGKTRRLLGAQLFGDDTVAKRIDVVATALTARMIIDDFVQLDLSYAPPFAPVWDPLLVAANVAGRGSRTT, from the coding sequence ATGTCCACAATCGTAGTCATCGGCGGCGACGCGGCTGGAATGAGCGCCGCCAGCAAAGCCCGCAGAACCGATCCCAACGCGCGCATCATCGTCCTCGAGATGGGCGCGCACACGTCCTACGCCGCGTGCGGATTGCCGTACCTGATCGAAGGGATCGTCAACAGCGCCGACGATCTGGTCGCGCGCACGCCGGAGCAGCACCGGGCGGCTGGCATCGACGTGCGGACGCGCACTCGCGCGACTGCAATCGACACACGAAGCAGGACGGTCAACGCCGAAGGCGCGGATGGCGCTCAGTCCATCGGCTACGACAAGCTGATCATCGCGACCGGCGCGTCGCCCAAGAAGCCAGCGTTCTGCGACGGCGCGTGCGGCGGAGTCTTTACGCTCAAAACGATCCCCGACGCTCTCGGCATTCAGGCTCACATCGCTCGTGGACGCGTTCGCCGCGCCATCGTCGTCGGCGGCGGCTACATCGGCGTCGAGATGTCTGAGGCGCTGACGCGTCGAGGAATCGCCGTAACGCTCGTCGAACATGGAGAGCGCATCCTCAAGCTGCTCGACCCGGACATGTCCGAGCGCATCGCCGCGTACATGTCCAGCCAGGGCGTCGCGATCCATACGGAACGCGAGGTCGTCGCCGCGCAAGGAACTGCGAGCGTCGAGTCCGCGCAGTTGTCGGATGGATCGACCGTTGCCGCCGACATGATCGTCGTTGGAGCCGGCGTCGCGCCGAACGCCGATTTGGCGCGCAACGCCGGGATCGCGCTCGGAGCCAGCGGAGCCATCGCCGTGGACAGCGCGCAGAGAACGAGCGCGTTCCACGTCTACGCCGCCGGGGATTGCGCCGAAGCTCGCCACCTCGTTCTCGACCGCAACGTCTACATCCCGCTGGGGACCACGGCGAACAAGCAAGGGCGGGTAGCAGGGGAGAACGTCGCCGGAGGCAGCGCGACGTTCGCCGGGGTCGTCGGGACGACGGTCTGTAAGGTGTTTGGCAAGGCGTTCGCGCGCACCGGACTGACGGAGGAACAGGCGCGTCGAGCGGGGTTCGCACCCAAGTCTGCTACTGTCGCGGCGAGTTCCCGAGCCGAGTACTACGGCAGCCCGGAGACGATCGACGTGAAGATCGTCTACGACGGCAAGACGCGACGGCTGCTCGGGGCGCAACTGTTCGGGGACGACACGGTCGCCAAACGGATCGACGTCGTCGCAACGGCACTGACGGCGCGAATGATCATCGACGACTTCGTGCAACTCGACCTCAGCTACGCTCCGCCGTTCGCGCCGGTGTGGGACCCGCTCCTCGTCGCGGCGAACGTGGCGGGTCGAGGCTCTAGAACAACGTGA
- a CDS encoding trehalose utilization protein ThuA has translation MTKDGKLRALVWSELTEPKSIYPQGINGVIADHLNATSRSIVATTASLADADQGVGEAALAESDVLVWFGHVKHGQVTDESVERIVKHVKDRGMGFLGLHSTHYAKPYKALMGTPCGWRAYVEDGKPGRILVADPSHPIAQGVEPFTIPREEWYGEPYEVPPPDSVVFVGVYTDNREVARDGLTWTVGKGRVFYWRPGHETYPIFHMPEVLRIMENATRWCAKWA, from the coding sequence ATGACGAAGGACGGCAAGCTTCGGGCGCTCGTCTGGTCCGAGCTGACGGAACCCAAGAGCATCTACCCGCAGGGCATCAACGGCGTCATCGCCGATCACCTGAACGCCACGTCGCGGAGCATCGTTGCGACGACGGCGTCGCTTGCAGACGCCGACCAGGGCGTGGGCGAGGCGGCGCTCGCCGAATCCGATGTCCTGGTGTGGTTTGGGCACGTGAAGCACGGGCAGGTCACCGACGAGTCTGTCGAGCGCATCGTCAAGCACGTCAAGGACCGCGGGATGGGGTTCCTGGGCCTCCACTCGACGCACTACGCCAAACCGTACAAGGCGCTTATGGGAACGCCCTGCGGCTGGCGCGCCTATGTCGAGGACGGCAAGCCCGGCAGGATTCTCGTCGCCGACCCGTCGCACCCCATCGCTCAGGGTGTCGAGCCCTTCACGATCCCGCGCGAAGAATGGTACGGCGAGCCGTACGAGGTTCCGCCGCCGGATTCCGTCGTGTTCGTCGGCGTCTACACCGACAACCGCGAAGTGGCTCGCGACGGCTTGACCTGGACGGTGGGCAAGGGACGCGTCTTCTACTGGCGCCCGGGCCACGAGACCTATCCCATCTTCCACATGCCCGAAGTTCTCCGCATCATGGAGAACGCCACTCGCTGGTGCGCCAAGTGGGCATAG
- a CDS encoding type II toxin-antitoxin system HicA family toxin: protein MTRLPCVSGADCVKALAKRGFYLRRQEGSHMILRRHDPFAQVVIPNHKELDRGTLRSVIRQAGLSVEEFIRLL, encoded by the coding sequence ATGACTCGGTTGCCCTGCGTGTCCGGCGCGGACTGCGTCAAGGCGCTCGCCAAGCGAGGGTTCTATCTGAGACGACAAGAGGGAAGTCACATGATCCTTCGTCGGCATGACCCCTTCGCCCAAGTGGTCATTCCGAACCACAAGGAGTTGGATCGCGGAACCCTTCGCTCGGTCATACGGCAAGCCGGATTGAGCGTCGAGGAGTTCATTCGTCTGCTCTAG
- a CDS encoding type II toxin-antitoxin system HicB family antitoxin yields the protein MRQIILYPGEDGYWVVECPSLPGCVSQGKTKTEAIANIKEAINGYVAALVEDGLPVPEERFEALVVAV from the coding sequence ATGCGACAGATCATTCTCTATCCCGGAGAAGACGGCTACTGGGTCGTCGAGTGTCCGAGCCTGCCGGGTTGCGTGAGTCAAGGGAAAACGAAGACAGAAGCCATCGCCAACATCAAAGAGGCGATCAACGGATACGTTGCCGCGCTGGTAGAGGACGGGTTACCCGTTCCCGAAGAGCGTTTTGAAGCGCTGGTCGTCGCGGTATGA
- a CDS encoding DegT/DnrJ/EryC1/StrS family aminotransferase translates to MSSSELAVRGGPKAVPEYEGRGEPKIGHDEFLEMARTWGYSDDAVKRIAAAVQGENIGGGPFFARYKSGSNVETMEREIEERFGVRHVLAVSSGTAALHTAYVAADIGRGDEVIVPGYTFLATAMAVVVARGVPVWCDIDESMTIDPKDVEARITSLTKAIAPVHMNGYVCDMDAIREIAQRHNLRIVEDCAQAYGASFRGRRVGTIGDLGCFSISSYKTTGGGEGGLVMCNDDALFARVQGWAEAGGLWRPDRFAKARWEGELFCGLNYRMSELEGTVDLVQTRKADAQLARWRANKRRILAGLGSYSGVTPQRIHDLGGEMGHSIGFFCPTAQAAADAAHALRAEGVSSGTRGPSANEDWHYYQHMWQILDRVPATSDGCPWHCPNAEEGPKTRYSADMCRRTVELTSRHVSVPLNQWWTERDCDAVARAIDKVLGALYGRNAGGASWLDAATGGAA, encoded by the coding sequence ATGTCCAGCAGCGAACTCGCGGTGCGCGGAGGACCCAAGGCGGTTCCGGAGTACGAAGGTCGCGGAGAGCCCAAGATCGGACATGACGAGTTCTTGGAGATGGCGCGAACGTGGGGCTACTCCGACGATGCGGTGAAGCGGATCGCCGCAGCCGTGCAGGGGGAGAACATCGGCGGCGGGCCCTTCTTCGCGCGGTACAAGTCCGGCTCGAACGTCGAGACGATGGAGCGCGAGATCGAGGAGCGCTTCGGCGTCCGCCACGTGCTCGCCGTGAGCTCCGGGACGGCGGCGCTGCACACCGCGTACGTCGCCGCCGACATCGGCCGAGGCGACGAGGTGATCGTGCCGGGCTACACGTTCCTGGCGACGGCGATGGCGGTCGTGGTCGCTCGCGGCGTTCCCGTGTGGTGCGACATCGACGAGTCGATGACCATCGATCCGAAGGACGTCGAAGCGCGCATCACGTCCCTGACGAAAGCCATCGCGCCGGTTCACATGAACGGCTACGTGTGCGACATGGACGCCATCCGTGAGATCGCACAGCGGCACAACCTTCGGATCGTTGAGGACTGCGCCCAGGCGTACGGCGCCAGCTTCAGGGGACGCCGCGTCGGCACGATCGGCGATCTGGGGTGCTTCAGCATCAGCTCCTACAAGACTACCGGCGGCGGCGAGGGCGGTCTCGTCATGTGCAACGACGACGCGCTGTTCGCGCGCGTTCAGGGCTGGGCGGAGGCCGGCGGGCTGTGGCGTCCCGACCGGTTCGCCAAGGCGCGCTGGGAAGGCGAGCTCTTCTGCGGACTCAACTACCGTATGTCGGAGCTCGAAGGGACCGTCGATCTCGTACAGACGCGCAAGGCGGATGCGCAGCTCGCGCGATGGCGAGCCAACAAGCGCCGCATCCTAGCCGGCCTCGGCTCCTACAGTGGCGTCACGCCGCAGCGGATCCACGACCTGGGCGGCGAGATGGGGCATTCCATCGGGTTCTTCTGCCCCACGGCTCAGGCTGCGGCCGATGCCGCTCACGCGCTGCGAGCGGAAGGCGTGTCTTCCGGAACGCGCGGACCCAGCGCCAACGAGGATTGGCACTACTACCAGCACATGTGGCAGATCCTCGACCGAGTGCCGGCGACCTCGGACGGGTGTCCGTGGCACTGCCCGAATGCCGAGGAAGGTCCGAAGACCCGCTACTCGGCGGACATGTGCCGACGAACCGTCGAACTCACTAGCCGACACGTCTCCGTCCCCCTGAACCAGTGGTGGACGGAGCGCGACTGTGACGCCGTGGCGAGAGCCATCGACAAAGTGCTGGGAGCCCTCTACGGTCGGAATGCCGGCGGAGCGTCGTGGCTCGACGCGGCAACGGGAGGCGCGGCATGA
- a CDS encoding mandelate racemase/muconate lactonizing enzyme family protein: protein MRIAEVECAWVSIPLPVPRGLSGGPITSSTDAVCRITTADGLMGIGESRGGPLAEVCEIIDSVFRDLLIGEHAAETEYHWSRMERSLLGPDAPTTRWSRRTVLAAIAAVDLALWDIKAKAADLSICRLLGGRPRPIPAYLSEGFYIENQSLEAMVAEAEESMGQGGYNALKIRIGRGSPQDSEARVRAFRREFGSSITLMADVNQAWDVPTAIETCKRLEPYELYWLEEPVPVRRTDEYDPDTACGEIAHATTIPIASGENHIDLAECRSLVERGGIRFMQFDAIKNGGVTEFLKVASFCHAHGIPFAPHHVPHFHVQLVAAIPNGLVVETFPNDKQHVAWPHLFPGYPEVKGGHMDVPDRPGWGMEIDDAFVERHGVQVRWRR, encoded by the coding sequence ATGAGGATCGCCGAAGTCGAATGCGCGTGGGTCTCCATCCCGCTGCCTGTTCCGCGAGGTCTGTCCGGAGGACCCATCACGTCGAGCACCGACGCCGTCTGCCGCATCACGACAGCCGACGGACTGATGGGTATCGGTGAATCGCGCGGCGGACCCCTGGCGGAGGTATGCGAGATCATCGACTCCGTTTTCCGAGACCTGCTCATCGGCGAGCATGCGGCTGAGACCGAGTATCACTGGTCTCGGATGGAGCGTTCGCTGCTGGGTCCGGACGCGCCGACGACGCGCTGGAGCCGCCGGACCGTGCTCGCCGCGATCGCCGCCGTCGATCTCGCCCTATGGGACATCAAGGCAAAGGCAGCCGACCTGTCCATCTGCCGATTGTTGGGCGGCAGACCGCGCCCCATCCCCGCCTACCTGTCCGAGGGCTTCTACATCGAGAACCAGTCTCTCGAAGCGATGGTCGCCGAAGCCGAGGAGTCGATGGGCCAAGGCGGGTACAACGCGCTCAAGATCCGAATCGGTCGAGGTTCCCCGCAGGACAGCGAAGCGCGCGTCCGCGCCTTTCGACGGGAGTTCGGGAGCTCGATCACGCTGATGGCAGACGTGAACCAGGCGTGGGACGTGCCTACCGCCATCGAGACCTGCAAGCGCCTGGAACCGTACGAGCTCTACTGGCTCGAAGAGCCCGTTCCCGTTCGGCGCACGGACGAGTACGACCCAGACACCGCCTGCGGCGAGATCGCCCACGCGACGACGATCCCCATCGCGTCCGGTGAGAACCACATCGACCTTGCGGAATGCCGTAGTCTCGTCGAGCGAGGCGGCATCCGGTTCATGCAGTTCGACGCGATCAAGAACGGCGGCGTCACCGAGTTCCTCAAGGTCGCCTCGTTCTGCCACGCCCACGGCATTCCGTTCGCGCCGCATCACGTACCCCACTTCCACGTCCAGCTTGTCGCCGCCATACCCAACGGTCTCGTCGTCGAGACATTCCCGAACGACAAACAGCATGTCGCATGGCCCCATCTGTTTCCCGGCTATCCCGAGGTCAAGGGCGGACACATGGACGTGCCGGACCGCCCGGGATGGGGCATGGAGATCGACGACGCCTTCGTGGAGCGCCACGGCGTCCAGGTGAGGTGGCGGCGCTAA